One genomic segment of Luteibaculum oceani includes these proteins:
- a CDS encoding mannose-1-phosphate guanylyltransferase, with the protein MRQNHYAVIMAGGIGSRFWPMSTDAFPKQFHDVLGTGKTLIQQTFSRLNKTIPAENILVVTNSAYKSLVAEQLPEMKEAHILCEPSRRNTAPCIAYAAMHIKSQCKDATMIVAPSDHLIMDENEFSRIIEKGMQHAEQSHDLVTLGIKPSRPDTGYGYIQFKDGDKEGEIKPVKTFTEKPNLELAKSFIKSGDFYWNSGIFIWTVNDILQRFEQHLPEMFQLFADEESKFAGPEEEKAIESIYQNCTNISIDYGIMENDKNVSVVLSDFGWSDLGTWGSLYGHVQQDEDKNAIVGKKVQMYDSEGCMVSVPQDKLVVLQGLKDYIVVESNGVLLVCKKKEEQRIKQFLADVKSKKLV; encoded by the coding sequence ATGAGGCAAAATCATTATGCCGTAATTATGGCGGGTGGTATTGGAAGCCGTTTTTGGCCCATGAGTACCGACGCCTTCCCCAAGCAGTTTCACGACGTTTTGGGAACTGGAAAGACTCTTATTCAGCAAACTTTTTCCCGACTTAATAAAACCATCCCTGCAGAAAACATACTTGTAGTTACAAATAGTGCCTACAAAAGTCTTGTTGCAGAGCAGCTTCCTGAAATGAAGGAGGCCCATATTTTATGCGAACCTAGCCGAAGAAATACGGCTCCATGTATTGCGTATGCCGCAATGCATATTAAAAGTCAGTGCAAAGACGCTACCATGATTGTTGCGCCTAGTGACCATTTAATCATGGATGAAAACGAATTTTCGAGAATAATCGAGAAGGGAATGCAACACGCCGAACAAAGTCACGACTTAGTTACCTTGGGTATAAAGCCATCAAGACCCGACACGGGATATGGTTATATCCAATTTAAAGATGGAGACAAGGAAGGAGAAATAAAACCAGTAAAAACCTTTACTGAAAAGCCTAATTTGGAGCTAGCAAAGAGCTTTATTAAAAGCGGCGATTTCTACTGGAATTCTGGAATCTTTATATGGACCGTTAATGACATCCTACAGCGATTTGAGCAACATCTTCCAGAGATGTTTCAACTTTTTGCCGACGAAGAAAGTAAGTTCGCTGGACCAGAGGAGGAAAAGGCAATAGAATCCATCTACCAAAACTGTACAAATATTTCCATTGACTACGGTATTATGGAAAATGACAAAAATGTTTCGGTAGTATTATCCGATTTCGGTTGGAGCGATTTAGGTACATGGGGTAGTTTATACGGCCATGTGCAACAAGATGAGGATAAAAACGCCATAGTTGGAAAGAAAGTCCAGATGTACGATAGCGAAGGTTGCATGGTGAGTGTACCCCAAGATAAGCTAGTTGTTCTCCAAGGGCTTAAGGACTACATTGTAGTGGAAAGTAATGGAGTGCTTTTAGTTTGTAAGAAAAAAGAGGAACAACGAATAAAGCAGTTTCTCGCCGATGTAAAATCTAAAAAGTTGGTATAA
- a CDS encoding T9SS type A sorting domain-containing protein, with translation MKKIYALGVAALISGGAFAQSAITKDLPHLPGKVGAPVQTEQGALLEGREARAMKMMDVRKTPGDVVASFNFDDNLEGWYPDTLNIPDSVPTFYRFEHQTDSTLDGPFSAQAVNSQSPKGFAGFEVDRQTQENGIPYITERCWAGLTSPVMDLSSAAAEKDELIMYFHNVYRHCCSFILELRLDISVDGGQTFPGDKRINIFPFDGVTNVGGNRNVRSGGDNFTIVPIGTEVFANEADLSNVVFRFTWDGSVVDANGQTSNVYYWGLDDISIEVASTTDLLITDADYGDPVGDWDYRKMPEQFIDGYPMRVEVTNNGSDAASFRAYVELTNDALGKTVTDSTDLITIGGFSDTAIVYPTFTSYDINEDWLGEWSITHYIKADASTPDKIVNSLDTFQVVPIEVTTSLWSHARDWTGGVTVTREHRDGARPGMGIAQAIELPPNVSTARLMKMRAALHDTIAGDEDSRITVPNQMDFVLEEYPDFNINGTASETFLTIYFNESTNEVNGQIEINDQQARDTRLTKEGMATPVEIIGDAYNVLTDEPFTDINREDDYHIVLRPNEPINVCAAGDNGDNGTRIYGNYGSAGEQWWIGDAAVLLDLFVEPLDKHKNIADNEKALSFQLAQNSPNPFNGVTEIAYNLETAGNVSFRVMDITGKIVENRASERMNAGKHVVSVDASNYNSGIYFYTLTVDGESITKKMIVNK, from the coding sequence ATGAAAAAAATCTACGCATTAGGAGTTGCAGCCCTTATCTCGGGTGGAGCTTTTGCTCAAAGTGCAATCACTAAAGATTTACCACACCTTCCTGGTAAGGTTGGAGCACCTGTTCAAACTGAACAAGGAGCACTTCTTGAAGGTCGTGAGGCTAGAGCAATGAAAATGATGGACGTTAGAAAAACTCCAGGAGATGTAGTTGCTTCTTTTAACTTCGATGACAACCTAGAAGGATGGTACCCAGATACCCTTAACATTCCAGATTCTGTACCTACTTTCTACAGATTCGAGCACCAAACGGATTCTACTTTAGATGGTCCTTTCTCTGCTCAAGCAGTAAACTCTCAATCTCCAAAAGGTTTTGCAGGTTTTGAGGTTGACAGACAAACACAAGAAAATGGAATTCCTTACATCACCGAAAGATGTTGGGCTGGTTTAACTTCTCCAGTAATGGACCTTTCTTCTGCAGCTGCTGAGAAAGATGAGTTAATCATGTACTTCCACAACGTATACCGTCACTGTTGTTCATTCATCTTAGAATTACGTTTAGATATTTCTGTAGATGGTGGTCAAACTTTCCCTGGTGACAAGAGAATCAACATTTTCCCATTCGATGGTGTAACCAACGTAGGTGGAAACCGTAACGTAAGATCTGGTGGTGATAACTTCACTATTGTTCCTATCGGTACTGAAGTATTCGCTAACGAGGCTGACCTTTCCAACGTAGTATTCCGTTTCACATGGGACGGTTCTGTTGTTGATGCGAACGGTCAAACGTCTAACGTATACTACTGGGGTCTTGATGATATTTCTATCGAAGTTGCTTCTACTACTGACCTATTAATTACTGACGCTGATTACGGTGATCCAGTAGGAGATTGGGATTACAGAAAAATGCCTGAGCAATTCATCGACGGATACCCAATGCGTGTTGAAGTAACCAACAACGGTTCTGATGCTGCTTCATTCAGAGCTTATGTTGAGTTAACTAACGACGCTTTAGGAAAAACTGTAACAGATTCAACTGACCTTATCACTATCGGAGGGTTCTCTGATACTGCTATCGTTTATCCTACTTTCACTAGCTACGATATCAATGAAGATTGGTTAGGTGAGTGGAGCATTACTCACTACATTAAGGCTGACGCTTCTACTCCAGACAAAATTGTAAACAGCTTAGATACTTTCCAAGTTGTGCCTATCGAAGTAACTACTTCACTATGGTCTCACGCAAGAGATTGGACTGGTGGTGTTACCGTAACAAGAGAACACAGAGATGGTGCAAGACCAGGTATGGGTATTGCTCAAGCTATTGAGCTTCCACCAAACGTTTCTACTGCTAGATTAATGAAAATGCGTGCTGCATTACACGATACTATCGCTGGAGACGAAGATTCAAGAATTACTGTTCCTAATCAAATGGACTTCGTTCTTGAAGAATACCCAGATTTCAATATCAATGGAACTGCTTCTGAGACTTTCCTTACAATTTACTTCAACGAAAGTACTAACGAAGTGAATGGACAAATCGAAATCAACGATCAGCAAGCTAGAGATACTCGTCTTACAAAAGAAGGTATGGCTACTCCAGTAGAAATTATTGGTGATGCATACAACGTATTAACTGACGAGCCTTTCACTGACATTAACCGTGAAGATGATTACCACATTGTTCTTCGTCCTAATGAGCCAATTAATGTTTGTGCTGCTGGAGATAACGGAGATAATGGTACTCGTATCTACGGTAACTACGGTTCTGCAGGTGAGCAGTGGTGGATTGGTGATGCTGCTGTACTACTTGACCTTTTTGTTGAGCCACTTGATAAGCACAAGAACATTGCTGACAACGAGAAAGCACTTAGCTTCCAGTTAGCTCAAAACTCTCCTAACCCATTCAATGGTGTTACTGAGATTGCTTACAACCTAGAAACTGCTGGAAACGTAAGCTTCAGAGTAATGGACATCACTGGTAAAATTGTAGAAAACAGAGCTTCTGAGCGTATGAACGCTGGTAAGCACGTTGTTTCTGTAGATGCTAGCAACTACAACAGCGGAATTTACTTCTACACTCTTACTGTAGATGGTGAGTCTATCACTAAGAAAATGATCGTGAACAAGTAA
- a CDS encoding ABC transporter ATP-binding protein, with the protein MIEIKGLYKSFGDAEVLRDINLSFKKGKVNMIIGQSGSGKSVLTKCTVGLLKPTEGEVLYNGKDFFKISEDERREIRKQMGMLFQGSALFDSMSVLENVLFPLRMFSDASTEEIMDRAMFCLKRVKIAEERIHLFPSEISGGMQKRVGIARAIAMKPAYLFCDEPNSGLDPKTSIVIDKLIQEITYEYDITTIVISHDMNSVIEIGDHIHFLYNGSMWWGGDKRDILTTQNKEVNDFVYASSFMAELKEKLQ; encoded by the coding sequence ATGATTGAAATTAAAGGGTTATATAAGTCTTTTGGCGATGCAGAGGTACTGAGAGACATCAACCTTAGCTTTAAAAAGGGTAAGGTGAATATGATTATCGGTCAGAGTGGATCGGGTAAGTCTGTTCTGACAAAATGCACCGTTGGCTTGCTAAAACCAACCGAGGGTGAGGTTTTATACAATGGCAAAGACTTCTTTAAAATAAGTGAGGACGAAAGACGAGAGATAAGAAAACAAATGGGGATGCTTTTCCAGGGTTCCGCTTTGTTCGACTCTATGTCGGTTTTAGAGAATGTTTTGTTCCCACTACGGATGTTTTCCGATGCCAGTACGGAGGAAATAATGGACCGGGCAATGTTTTGTCTCAAACGGGTTAAAATAGCTGAGGAGCGTATTCATCTTTTTCCAAGTGAAATAAGTGGGGGAATGCAGAAAAGGGTTGGAATTGCCAGGGCGATCGCCATGAAACCGGCTTATCTGTTTTGCGATGAACCTAACTCTGGACTAGATCCCAAAACATCTATTGTAATCGATAAATTAATTCAGGAAATCACTTACGAGTACGATATCACCACCATAGTAATTTCACATGATATGAATTCAGTAATTGAAATTGGAGATCATATCCACTTCCTTTATAACGGTAGTATGTGGTGGGGTGGAGATAAAAGAGATATCCTTACTACTCAGAATAAAGAGGTTAATGATTTTGTCTATGCTTCATCTTTCATGGCTGAATTGAAGGAAAAACTTCAATAG
- a CDS encoding T9SS type A sorting domain-containing protein, translating to MKPYISLLVSLCFVLIGQAQNKSTNKTGISKAKIQKSTLTPSQMLNLGREASALSSESARKSATVFYEYNFDDDLNGWTNDTAYRPSTALKFYSWEHDIDSSLWSEHGSMEMRSQTPKGFAAFEVERQTKENGTGDPTTHEAWAAFKSPIMDLTNVPKEEIQNLYIRINNVYRHCCSIYLEMKLEISLDGGNTYLPNSMDVIRKDGMGGASFSRNMSTSADNLTFLPVGAELIPNNSAEFNQVVFRFVWASTPDLNGQQSDYYYWGIDDFTLYLRPEVDLVIEEAHYGNPNLGWDFKKLPQDFIKDYVMAVKVKNYGSQEAFFRSYVLLHNKALNKTIIDSSEERSLTSFGSTYFTLPTFTSYTNTEDYKGEWTITHFIKASKSTPDGFVNALDTMKAPSIWVTHDIWAHAGPWNGDVLLSPADSNGVKAKPLPIGQIIQLPQNVSSTVITGIGVALHDSTGDPNSKITVPNKLSFSISDDYDFNAAPDAMYYNEETGETSGYIELSAENRSNRLNQVGDKDVKYITGGIYNLNNDSYELKISSFNRYAIFVNPDEKINYCVEGANYDRASVMYGDFGTNGESWYQTDQNLMFELTIKTSTTDIANNEEKEFSLEQNIPNPFKGITEIAYTLNTSKTVSFTIMDITGKIVDKRNFKPQNGGKNIISVDASNYNSGIYFYTLTVDGESITKKMIVNK from the coding sequence ATGAAACCCTACATTTCATTACTCGTAAGCTTGTGTTTTGTCTTAATTGGACAGGCCCAAAACAAAAGCACCAACAAAACAGGCATTTCAAAAGCCAAAATTCAAAAATCGACTTTAACCCCAAGCCAAATGTTAAATCTGGGGAGAGAGGCTAGCGCGCTTAGCTCTGAAAGCGCTAGAAAGTCGGCTACCGTATTCTACGAATACAATTTTGACGACGACCTAAACGGATGGACCAACGACACTGCTTACCGCCCGTCAACTGCTCTAAAATTTTATAGTTGGGAACACGACATCGACTCCTCTTTATGGAGCGAACATGGATCCATGGAAATGAGATCTCAAACTCCTAAGGGCTTTGCTGCTTTTGAGGTGGAGCGACAAACCAAAGAAAACGGAACGGGAGATCCCACCACCCATGAAGCCTGGGCAGCCTTTAAGTCCCCAATAATGGATCTTACAAATGTTCCAAAGGAAGAAATTCAAAATTTATACATACGTATCAATAATGTATACCGTCACTGTTGCTCCATTTATCTTGAGATGAAACTAGAAATTTCTTTAGACGGAGGTAATACCTACCTACCCAATAGCATGGACGTTATTCGCAAAGATGGAATGGGAGGCGCAAGTTTTAGTAGGAATATGAGCACCAGCGCCGATAATCTGACCTTTCTTCCTGTGGGGGCAGAGCTTATTCCAAATAACTCAGCCGAATTTAATCAAGTGGTTTTCAGATTTGTTTGGGCAAGTACTCCAGATCTTAACGGACAACAAAGCGATTATTATTACTGGGGGATAGACGACTTTACCCTTTACCTACGCCCAGAAGTGGATTTAGTAATCGAAGAAGCTCATTATGGTAATCCGAACTTGGGTTGGGATTTTAAAAAGCTACCACAAGATTTCATAAAGGATTATGTGATGGCCGTTAAAGTGAAAAATTACGGTTCTCAAGAAGCCTTTTTTAGGTCTTACGTGCTTTTACACAACAAAGCATTAAATAAAACCATTATAGACTCCTCTGAGGAGCGCTCTTTAACTTCCTTTGGTTCCACTTATTTTACCCTACCCACCTTTACTTCATATACCAATACCGAAGACTATAAAGGGGAATGGACCATAACTCATTTTATTAAAGCAAGTAAATCGACTCCTGATGGATTTGTAAATGCTCTGGACACCATGAAGGCACCTTCTATCTGGGTTACCCATGATATCTGGGCGCACGCTGGCCCGTGGAATGGTGATGTTTTGTTATCCCCAGCTGACAGCAATGGTGTTAAAGCCAAACCATTACCTATTGGTCAAATAATACAACTACCCCAAAACGTGAGCTCAACAGTTATAACAGGAATTGGAGTCGCTTTACATGATAGCACCGGAGATCCCAACAGTAAAATTACGGTACCCAATAAATTAAGTTTTTCAATATCCGATGACTACGATTTCAATGCTGCCCCTGACGCAATGTATTATAATGAGGAAACAGGAGAAACCTCTGGGTATATTGAATTATCAGCAGAAAATCGATCGAATCGACTAAACCAGGTGGGAGATAAGGATGTAAAATACATTACCGGCGGTATTTACAACTTAAATAACGATTCCTACGAACTAAAAATTAGTTCGTTTAATAGATATGCCATTTTTGTAAACCCTGATGAGAAAATCAATTATTGCGTGGAAGGAGCTAATTATGATAGGGCCTCTGTTATGTACGGCGACTTTGGCACAAATGGGGAAAGTTGGTATCAAACTGACCAAAACCTAATGTTCGAACTAACCATAAAAACCAGCACTACCGATATCGCCAATAATGAGGAAAAGGAGTTTAGTTTAGAACAAAACATACCTAACCCATTCAAGGGAATTACCGAAATAGCATATACCCTAAACACGAGTAAAACAGTAAGTTTTACAATTATGGACATCACAGGTAAAATTGTGGATAAGAGAAATTTTAAACCACAAAACGGTGGTAAAAACATAATCTCGGTAGATGCAAGTAATTACAACAGCGGTATATACTTCTACACTCTTACTGTAGACGGTGAGTCTATCACGAAGAAAATGATTGTGAATAAGTAA
- the gcvP gene encoding aminomethyl-transferring glycine dehydrogenase yields the protein MVRETFTSRHIGPNENDQKEMLKAIGCASIDELIEKTVPASIRLKGKLNLPKGQSEYEYLNDLKKLAAKNKLFKSFIGMGYYGTITPPVIQRNVLENPGWYTAYTPYQAEISQGRLEALLNFQTMVMDFTGMEMANASLLDEATAAAEAMSMLFAARDRKKAKAGQNKFFVDENVFPHTIDVLKSRATPLEIELVFGSWKDFDKSESYYGALIQYPNQYGEIEDYRQWTEECHNNGIKVVVASDLMALALLTPPGEWGADVVVGSAQRFGVPMGYGGPHAAFFATKDEFKRQLPGRIIGVSQDKAGNRALRMALQTREQHIKRDRATSNICTAQALLATMASMYAVYHGAEGLEKIAQFINAKASKVHGELKRLGYDVSEAPFFDTFYVRMDAAEQLALRDFCIAEEINLRHEEDRVCISIDEATTPNDINRLVRGFANLATQDHVELGNEDFVFENNFPAFAKRSSKYLQHPVFSKYHSETEMMRYLKRLENKDISLTHSMIPLGSCTMKLNAASELLPITWPEFASVHPFTPAEQVMGYAELLDTLSTWLAEVTGFHSVSLQPNSGAQGEYAGLMVIRAYHEHNGDKHRNIVLIPASAHGTNPASAVMAGMKVVVVKCDENGNIDTTDLRAKAEQHSENLSALMVTYPSTHGVFEEDILEITEIIHQHGGQVYMDGANMNAQVGITNPGIIGADVCHLNLHKTFAIPHGGGGPGMGPIGVAEHLTPFLPGHSVALTNEETNINAVSAAQYGSALILIISYGYLKMLGRDGLEEATKHAILNANYIKARLQEKYPVLYQGKNGTVAHEMIVDLRGFKERGGIEAEDLAKRLIDFGFHAPTLSFPVAGTVMIEPTESESKEELDRFCDAMLCIHQEMEEVILGIQDRDDNVLKNAPHTLNHVCSSDWNHGYDREKAAFALPYLKETKYWSPTARVDNAFGDRNLICSCPPLEEYM from the coding sequence AAAGGGGAAATTAAATCTTCCAAAAGGACAAAGCGAATACGAATATTTAAACGATTTAAAAAAGCTTGCTGCTAAGAACAAGTTATTTAAGTCTTTCATCGGGATGGGATACTACGGTACCATTACCCCTCCGGTAATTCAACGTAATGTTCTTGAAAATCCAGGATGGTATACTGCTTACACCCCTTACCAGGCAGAAATTTCTCAAGGTAGATTAGAAGCGCTTTTAAATTTCCAAACCATGGTAATGGATTTTACCGGAATGGAAATGGCTAATGCTTCATTATTGGATGAAGCCACTGCAGCGGCCGAGGCAATGTCTATGCTTTTTGCTGCACGCGATCGCAAAAAAGCAAAGGCCGGTCAGAACAAGTTTTTTGTGGATGAAAATGTATTCCCTCATACCATAGATGTTCTTAAATCTAGAGCTACACCTCTTGAAATTGAGCTCGTTTTTGGAAGCTGGAAAGATTTCGATAAAAGTGAATCGTACTACGGAGCGCTAATTCAATATCCTAACCAATACGGTGAAATAGAAGATTACCGCCAGTGGACTGAAGAATGCCACAACAACGGAATTAAGGTGGTTGTTGCCAGTGACCTAATGGCTCTTGCATTGCTTACACCTCCCGGTGAATGGGGAGCTGACGTGGTTGTTGGTTCTGCGCAAAGATTTGGAGTTCCTATGGGATATGGTGGACCTCACGCAGCATTTTTCGCTACCAAAGATGAATTTAAAAGACAACTTCCTGGAAGAATTATAGGGGTAAGTCAGGACAAAGCTGGAAACCGTGCTTTGCGTATGGCGCTTCAAACCCGCGAGCAACATATTAAAAGAGATAGAGCCACCTCTAACATTTGTACTGCACAAGCACTATTAGCAACCATGGCATCTATGTACGCGGTTTACCATGGTGCTGAAGGACTAGAGAAAATTGCTCAATTTATTAATGCCAAGGCTTCTAAAGTTCACGGAGAGCTTAAGCGTTTAGGTTACGATGTAAGCGAAGCTCCATTCTTCGACACTTTCTACGTAAGAATGGATGCTGCAGAGCAATTGGCGTTAAGAGATTTCTGTATTGCAGAGGAAATTAACCTTCGTCACGAAGAAGACAGAGTATGTATCTCCATAGATGAGGCTACAACTCCGAACGACATCAATCGTTTGGTAAGAGGTTTTGCAAATCTTGCCACGCAAGATCACGTGGAGCTTGGAAATGAAGATTTTGTATTCGAAAACAACTTCCCTGCTTTTGCTAAAAGAAGTTCTAAATACTTACAACATCCTGTTTTCAGTAAATATCACTCAGAAACTGAGATGATGCGTTATTTAAAGCGTCTTGAAAACAAGGATATTTCGCTTACGCACTCCATGATTCCTTTGGGATCTTGTACCATGAAATTAAATGCAGCCAGCGAACTTTTACCAATCACTTGGCCAGAATTTGCTTCGGTACACCCCTTTACACCGGCTGAACAGGTAATGGGATATGCAGAACTTTTAGATACTTTAAGTACTTGGCTTGCCGAGGTTACCGGTTTCCATTCGGTTTCTTTACAGCCAAATTCAGGTGCGCAAGGTGAGTACGCTGGTCTTATGGTAATTAGAGCTTACCACGAACACAATGGTGATAAGCACAGAAATATTGTGTTGATTCCAGCCTCTGCGCATGGAACCAATCCTGCATCTGCGGTAATGGCTGGAATGAAGGTAGTAGTAGTTAAATGTGACGAAAACGGAAACATCGATACTACCGACCTAAGAGCCAAGGCAGAGCAGCATTCTGAAAATCTTTCAGCGCTTATGGTAACCTACCCTAGTACGCACGGAGTGTTTGAGGAGGATATCTTAGAAATAACTGAAATCATCCACCAGCATGGTGGTCAGGTTTATATGGATGGTGCTAATATGAATGCTCAGGTTGGAATTACCAATCCTGGAATTATCGGGGCCGATGTTTGTCACCTTAACCTTCACAAAACTTTTGCTATCCCACATGGTGGTGGAGGTCCTGGAATGGGGCCAATTGGAGTTGCAGAACACCTAACGCCATTTTTACCGGGCCATAGTGTAGCGCTTACCAACGAGGAAACCAATATTAATGCAGTTTCTGCAGCGCAATACGGATCGGCATTAATCCTTATTATTTCATACGGATACCTAAAGATGTTAGGTAGGGATGGTTTAGAAGAAGCAACCAAACACGCCATCCTAAACGCCAATTATATTAAGGCTAGGTTACAGGAAAAGTACCCTGTATTATACCAAGGTAAGAATGGTACGGTAGCTCATGAAATGATTGTAGATCTTAGAGGATTTAAAGAAAGAGGTGGAATTGAAGCTGAAGATTTAGCAAAGCGCTTAATAGACTTTGGTTTCCATGCACCAACCCTTTCTTTCCCCGTTGCAGGTACGGTAATGATTGAACCGACAGAGAGCGAAAGCAAAGAAGAGCTAGATCGTTTCTGTGATGCCATGCTTTGCATCCACCAAGAAATGGAGGAAGTAATTTTGGGAATTCAAGATAGAGATGACAACGTTCTAAAAAATGCACCGCATACCTTGAATCATGTTTGTAGCTCGGATTGGAACCATGGTTACGATAGAGAAAAGGCTGCTTTTGCCCTACCATACTTGAAAGAAACTAAGTATTGGAGTCCAACAGCAAGAGTAGATAATGCCTTTGGAGACAGAAATTTAATTTGCAGCTGTCCACCATTGGAAGAATATATGTAA
- a CDS encoding MlaE family ABC transporter permease: MALLTHFGSYFMLIKSVFRRPQKARIFFERVLQEVDALGVKSTGIVALLSFFMGAVITLQTATNIDSPLIPLYTVGFATRQSVILEFAPTIISLILAGKVGSNVASEIGTMRVTEQIDALEIMGVNSASFLILPKITAAILINPFLIIMSMFLGIGGGWIVSIGTGIVSSQDYFTGVQLDFKPFTVVYALIKTVAFAFVITSVSSYHGYFTRGGALEVGVSSTKAVVYSSILILILNYVLTQMLLI; the protein is encoded by the coding sequence ATAGCATTACTAACACATTTTGGAAGCTATTTTATGCTTATTAAAAGCGTATTTAGGCGACCACAAAAGGCTAGAATATTTTTTGAGCGTGTCCTTCAGGAAGTGGATGCGCTTGGGGTAAAGTCTACAGGTATAGTGGCCTTGCTTTCCTTTTTTATGGGGGCCGTTATTACCCTGCAAACGGCAACTAATATTGACAGCCCTTTAATTCCTCTCTATACAGTTGGTTTTGCTACAAGGCAATCGGTTATCTTGGAGTTTGCACCTACCATTATTTCCCTAATTCTCGCAGGTAAGGTGGGGTCAAATGTAGCCAGTGAGATAGGAACCATGAGGGTTACAGAGCAAATTGATGCGCTGGAGATTATGGGGGTTAACTCCGCTAGCTTTTTAATTCTTCCAAAAATTACTGCAGCCATTTTGATCAATCCTTTCCTCATAATTATGAGCATGTTTCTCGGTATTGGAGGAGGGTGGATAGTAAGTATAGGCACAGGGATAGTTTCTTCCCAGGATTACTTTACAGGGGTTCAGTTAGATTTTAAGCCATTTACGGTGGTGTATGCTTTGATTAAAACCGTGGCATTTGCTTTTGTAATTACTTCCGTATCAAGTTACCACGGGTACTTCACTAGGGGAGGAGCGTTAGAAGTAGGTGTTTCGTCCACCAAAGCAGTAGTATACAGCAGTATTCTTATCCTTATCCTCAATTATGTGTTAACCCAAATGCTACTTATATGA
- a CDS encoding SprT-like domain-containing protein, with the protein MDWKDRFPEEVGAKISEIEKRFPRVETRWVGNRRSKLGDYRPSNEFEPRANITLNKNLDLFVALLVWIHEFAHHITWLEHGRSVAPHGKEWKMNFKSLFEQHFQSFFPEEWEDPLKRYFKNPKATTFSSPSLRQFYTNPAENPNLPTLKELNDGTEFTFRLRSFKRIKKLRTYILCCELNTGRKFRINGACRVEIIPANRA; encoded by the coding sequence ATGGATTGGAAGGACAGATTTCCCGAAGAAGTTGGAGCTAAAATTTCGGAAATAGAAAAACGCTTCCCCCGCGTTGAAACACGTTGGGTTGGAAACCGAAGATCTAAATTAGGAGACTACCGACCATCCAATGAATTTGAACCTAGGGCCAACATAACACTCAATAAAAACCTTGACTTATTTGTGGCCCTGCTTGTGTGGATACATGAATTTGCACATCACATTACGTGGTTGGAACATGGACGATCTGTTGCACCGCATGGAAAAGAATGGAAAATGAATTTCAAATCACTTTTCGAACAACATTTTCAATCTTTTTTTCCAGAAGAATGGGAGGATCCATTAAAGCGCTATTTTAAAAATCCAAAGGCCACAACTTTTTCGAGCCCCTCATTGAGGCAATTTTATACCAATCCAGCAGAAAACCCCAATTTACCGACCCTAAAAGAGCTAAATGACGGAACGGAGTTTACCTTTAGGTTAAGAAGCTTTAAACGCATTAAAAAATTGCGCACCTACATTTTGTGTTGTGAGTTAAACACTGGGAGAAAATTCAGAATAAATGGAGCATGTAGAGTGGAAATAATCCCCGCCAATAGGGCTTAA